GTTTTATATTCAACATCAGCAAATAAAACAGGTAAAAATTTTGATAGAGAATTTGCAATAAGTGGTGCAGAAATTATAGTTGAAGATAAAAGAGGTTTTTATGAAACTACAGCTTCAACAATTATAAAGTTAGGTAAAAAATCATTTAAGAAATTACGATAGAATCACTATTTGATAATAGACTTTAAGCAAAAACAAACTCAAACTAAATTATAATTTCAATCTTCATTTTTGACCCTGTCGTCTAGAGGCCAAGGACGTCTGGATTTCCTCCAGAACACGCAAGTTCGAATCTTGCTGGGGTCGCCATTGATTTAAAGGGCTTTTTAAGTTTTATTAGATTTTACTATTTCCCACTTATTTCCCACTAAATTATTAAAATATAATATTTTAAATTAAAAAACATCTAATTATCAAAGTTACTTTTATATTTCTAAATTTAAGTTCATTTCAATTTATTACACTCACATTAATAAAATACAAAATTAATATTAATCTCAACATCAAAATGTAAAAAATAACAAAAAATAGCAAAAATTTCTGAATAAAAAATCTTCAATAAAATCAAATTTCCAAAAAGTTTTAAAATTTATCTTAGATAGTCTAATTTATCGGTCTTTTTAGTAGTTTTGAGTGAGTCAAAAATGCGTATATTTAGTATGCACTTATTTTAAGTATTAAAGCACATCTTCTGATTTGACATATAGAATTTTTAATGTTTATAATTTCATGTTTCAAATAATTATGAAATAAATACAATCTTTATAATAAAGGAGTTTTTCTATGAATTTACAAGAGCTAAATTCAATTTTACCACCAGAGCAAAGAAAACAAGCTTGCTTAAATCAGACTCAAGTTTCACAACTTTTAGGTGTATCTTCAAGTACCTTAGCAAACTGGAGAGCAGAGGGCATTTCTCTAGAATACATAAAAGTAGGAAAGGGTAAAAGTAGGGTTATGTATTTGAAAACAAAATTAGTAGAATTTTTGAATTCTAATCAAATTAAAGTTAGTTAGTTGTCCACTTTTAAAAAGTTTTGGCGAACGCTAAAAGTGGACTTATCCAATGTGTTGGACAACTGAATTATAGTCAGTATGTCCTTATTTACTATTGAAAAGTAAGAAGGTAAAGTATGTCAATAAAAAAATACTATTGGTTAAAATTAAAAGAAACATTTTTTTCAGATTTGAGAATAAAAAAATTGAGAAAAATGGCGGGTGGAGATACCTATACTATAATTTTCCAAAAAATTATGCTTCTAAGTCTAAAAGATAATGGGCTTATCAAGTTCCAAAATATAGAACAAAACTTACAAAAAGAGTTAGCATTAATACTAGATGAAGATGAAGATAATTTAATTGTAACTCTAGGTTTTTTAACTCAAACTAACATTCTAGAAAAAAAAGATGAAAGAACTTTTTACATTCCTTTAGTTGCAGAACTTACTGGTGTTGAAACAGATTTTGCAAGAAAAAAAAGAGAATATAGAGAAAGACAAAAAAAAGACAATGTCCTCCCCATGTCCGACAAGAGAAAAGAGATAGAGAAAAGAGATAGAGAAAGAGAAGATATACAAGAAGATATACAAGAAGATATCAAAAAACTTTCAATGTTTTCTTCTTTAACTGCAATTGAAATGTCAAATGTTGATATTGAAAAATTAGATGTCAGCGAAGCTACTATTAATTATCTAAAAAAACATTCATTATCAGAAGTTGTTAATTATGCTGTGGATCATGAAGATTATTTATTAAAGGAAATACTACAATGAATCATCTAAGCAAAAAACAATTACAAGAGAAGATATTGGAATTGGAAAAAGAAAGAGCTAGCTTAATCAGCTTATATTTAGCATCAGATAATTTGATAAAAGATTCAAAAGCTTATATTACAGATTTACTAACTACTCGAATGGAACTTGAAGAGGAGATTAAAAATCTAAAAAGTTATATAAAAACACCTTTTAGCGCTAAAGATGAATTTGAAAAAATAAAATTAGAATTAAGAAAATTAGAGGAGAATAAAAAGGGAGAAAATCCTGATAATTGGCGAAAGGAAATCTAAATGGAACAAAATATTTTTAAATATCTGATATCCATATTCGAAAATGTAACTGGAGATATTCAGAATGGCTTGTATCAAAGTTCGAAAGCGATTTTTGATAACGGATTTTTTAATATTGCTTTTGCTTTTGCAATAATTTATATCGGCTTTATGATTGCTTTTAAAAAATTTGGAAGTGAAGAAATTGCATATAAATCAATATGGACTATATTGGTTTTTTCAACTGTAAAAATGTTATTAATAAATCATTCTGTATATCAGAACTTAATTGATATTTTTAATTTACCAAGAGAAACATTTACAACAGCAATACATAGTTTAATTAGAAAAGCTAATAATTCAGCTGATATTGAAAATATCATCAATTCATTGTACAGCGCACAAACATTAATTACTAAAAGTATTTTTGATAAAGGAGGTATTACAGATATTGCTCCTTTTATTTATGGAATTATTGTTTGGTTTTCGGGGTCTTTATTGATGTTAGTGATTATTTTAAATACTGTTTTTTCAATCTTTTTAAGTGAGATTGTTTTAGCTTTATTACCTCTTATTTTACCTACATTAATTTGGAAAAAGACGGAATATGTATTTTTTTCATGGGTAAAGCTTTATATATCTATTTCTCTGTATGCTCCGTTTACAATACTTTTCGGTTTAGTATCAATAAAAGTAGTTGATTTAACTATGGTAACAGCTAAGGCAATAGATACAAGTTTTGAACAAAATATACAATATATTTTAGTTTTAATTTTAGCTCAAGGTTTAGTAATTATTGCGGTTTTTAAAATACCAAACATTATTAACCAGTTAATAGGAAGCTCAAATGAGGGAAGCAGTTTAACAAGTGGTGTAGGGTGGAGCTATGGTAAGCACATTTAGTAAATATACGGGATTAAAGTTTGCTGGTCAAGCGATTAATAAAACAGCAAAAAGTGCAGGTGTAGCAATAGTAAATAGGGTAAAAGATACATTGGCAAATAAAGTGCAAATTAGATAGGAGAGTAGAGCATGAAAGCTAACAGAATATTCAATTACGATGAAATAAAGTCGATTTTAAGCGCTTATAATAATCATCTGAAAGAGTTTGATTTATCAAAACCATTAGTTACAAAAATTGACTTATTGTGTTGGGGCAAAACCAATAACTTGGTGGTTTTTTTCAAAACTGATAATATCAAATTTAAAAGTAGTGTATTTTTTAATGAAGATTATTGTGCTAGAGATAAAAGTATTTGTTTTAAGAATTTAGAGCTGACTGGTAGAGAACTAGAACTATTTATTTCTCGGACGAAGAGAGGCTATCTAAACATTCAAAATGCAAAGCTTTTAGAAATATAAAAAGGAAAATCATGAATAAGAATTATACAATAGAAGAGTTAATTAAAAAAAATGAAACATCAAGAAATGAGAATTTGAAAATAGAAAATATGATTCTGAAAGCTGAAATTTCAAAATTATTCGACCAAAATTTATTTTTGAGTAGCGCTTTAGCTGACATGGCAGAACTGGCAAGAAAATCAATATGTATAGATGAAGATGAAATTGAATTACTTACAGAAACGATTGAAAAACAAAATATAAAACGCAGAGCAGAGCGTGAGTGAATTGAATGTGTGATAAAAATTGGGAGATTGATTTCTCCCTTTTATTTCTATACCCTTGTGGTATGTAAAACTATAAATAGACTAAGTCTATTGGATAGTGCGCACTATCCAATTGAAATTGTAATTTAGTTGCTTCTACCACAAGGGTAGATTCTTTTTATAAAAAAGGGAGGAGTTTTTCTAATGAGTTTTGAATATGAATTAGAAGATGAATTTGAAAAAAATAGTGGAACACCAACTCCAAAAGGTGGATTTAAAACTTCAAAAAATGATTATGAAAATACTACAAATAATTTCGCTGGCGAAAAAAATAAATTAAATTCTTCAAGTAAAAAAGTTGCAAAATCTTCTATAAATTTTCAAAAAGTAAATATCCATGCTTTTAAACATAATGC
The genomic region above belongs to Arcobacter ellisii and contains:
- a CDS encoding helix-turn-helix domain-containing protein, whose protein sequence is MNLQELNSILPPEQRKQACLNQTQVSQLLGVSSSTLANWRAEGISLEYIKVGKGKSRVMYLKTKLVEFLNSNQIKVS
- a CDS encoding type IV secretion system protein — encoded protein: MEQNIFKYLISIFENVTGDIQNGLYQSSKAIFDNGFFNIAFAFAIIYIGFMIAFKKFGSEEIAYKSIWTILVFSTVKMLLINHSVYQNLIDIFNLPRETFTTAIHSLIRKANNSADIENIINSLYSAQTLITKSIFDKGGITDIAPFIYGIIVWFSGSLLMLVIILNTVFSIFLSEIVLALLPLILPTLIWKKTEYVFFSWVKLYISISLYAPFTILFGLVSIKVVDLTMVTAKAIDTSFEQNIQYILVLILAQGLVIIAVFKIPNIINQLIGSSNEGSSLTSGVGWSYGKHI
- a CDS encoding phage replisome organizer N-terminal domain-containing protein, whose protein sequence is MSIKKYYWLKLKETFFSDLRIKKLRKMAGGDTYTIIFQKIMLLSLKDNGLIKFQNIEQNLQKELALILDEDEDNLIVTLGFLTQTNILEKKDERTFYIPLVAELTGVETDFARKKREYRERQKKDNVLPMSDKRKEIEKRDREREDIQEDIQEDIKKLSMFSSLTAIEMSNVDIEKLDVSEATINYLKKHSLSEVVNYAVDHEDYLLKEILQ